Proteins from one Falsirhodobacter algicola genomic window:
- the phnH gene encoding phosphonate C-P lyase system protein PhnH, translated as MMEDVFSGGFADAPAQSAEAFRRALDAMARPGTLHDLAAARAPSPLSDAAATLLLTLTDTTTPVHLAGAHDAKALRDWIGFHTGAPLSGAEGAMFAVGTWDALCPLDRFAVGDPEYPDRSATLIVELAEFGPPTHRLTGPGIAGAVTAHLPGARRAAFPLGLDLFLTCGARMSALPRSTRLEAL; from the coding sequence ATGATGGAGGACGTCTTTTCCGGTGGGTTCGCCGACGCCCCCGCCCAATCGGCCGAGGCCTTCCGCCGCGCGCTGGATGCGATGGCCCGCCCCGGCACGCTGCACGATCTTGCGGCGGCGCGCGCGCCTTCGCCGCTGTCGGATGCGGCGGCGACGCTGCTGCTGACGCTGACCGATACCACGACCCCGGTGCATCTGGCCGGCGCGCATGACGCAAAGGCGCTGCGCGACTGGATCGGGTTCCACACCGGCGCGCCTTTGTCGGGGGCCGAAGGGGCGATGTTCGCCGTGGGGACATGGGACGCGCTCTGCCCGCTCGATCGGTTCGCGGTGGGCGATCCCGAATATCCCGACCGGTCCGCCACCCTGATCGTGGAGCTCGCGGAGTTCGGCCCGCCGACCCACCGCCTGACCGGGCCGGGGATCGCGGGGGCGGTGACGGCCCATCTGCCGGGGGCGCGGCGGGCGGCCTTTCCGCTGGGCCTCGATCTGTTCCTGACCTGCGGGGCGCGGATGTCCGCGCTTCCCCGCTCCACCCGGCTGGAGGCGCTGTAG
- a CDS encoding DUF3500 domain-containing protein yields the protein MTLPPRARGRILALAAGLLIMQPGGTFAQPAGGPPPGEGPPHGDGPPPGNGGPTDPNLGDTSILFEQTPIPEAVDTCGTDGGYDRLLCLVDLLKDDIDDDAIMDRLQQDYSVATAQIWSNLPAGAVPDRPGVYLGEFDQKQRGIIKAIMMEATGTAPDEGFDELLQINNADDYIGTVSTDYKAGYASYNTKIAFLGTPDRTGTWELYYGGHHLAFANTYRDGALVGATPSFRGVEPFPRFEMNGRENMPLTQERAAFTALLRSLSDDQREAARLEGRYRDILAGPGEDDAIPDTQEGLNVSELSADQQDLLMAAVATYVDDIDAADAARYMEKYRGQLADTVLGFSGTTEVNTEDDYVRIHGPSLWIEFSLQSNKSTGEIGNHPHSVWRDRQDDYGGNTE from the coding sequence ATGACCCTCCCCCCCCGCGCGCGCGGCCGGATTCTGGCCCTTGCGGCTGGCCTTCTCATCATGCAGCCGGGCGGCACCTTCGCCCAGCCGGCCGGTGGCCCGCCCCCCGGCGAAGGCCCCCCGCATGGCGACGGCCCGCCGCCCGGCAATGGCGGCCCGACCGATCCGAACCTCGGCGATACCAGCATCCTCTTCGAACAGACGCCGATCCCGGAGGCGGTCGATACCTGCGGCACCGATGGGGGCTATGACCGGCTTCTGTGTCTCGTCGATCTGCTGAAGGACGACATCGACGACGACGCGATCATGGACCGGCTTCAGCAGGACTATTCCGTCGCCACCGCCCAGATCTGGAGCAACCTGCCCGCCGGCGCCGTGCCGGACCGCCCCGGCGTCTATCTCGGCGAGTTCGATCAGAAGCAGCGCGGCATCATCAAGGCGATCATGATGGAGGCCACCGGCACCGCGCCGGACGAAGGCTTCGACGAGCTTTTGCAGATCAACAACGCCGACGATTACATCGGCACCGTCAGCACCGATTACAAAGCGGGCTATGCCTCCTACAACACCAAGATCGCCTTCCTCGGCACCCCGGATCGGACGGGAACGTGGGAGCTGTATTACGGCGGGCACCATCTGGCCTTTGCCAACACCTATCGCGACGGCGCGCTGGTCGGGGCCACGCCTTCGTTCCGCGGGGTGGAACCCTTCCCCCGCTTCGAGATGAACGGGCGCGAGAACATGCCCCTGACGCAGGAACGCGCGGCCTTCACCGCGCTGCTGCGCTCCCTCTCCGACGATCAGCGCGAGGCGGCGCGCCTCGAGGGCCGCTACCGCGACATCCTTGCCGGGCCGGGGGAGGACGACGCCATCCCGGACACGCAGGAAGGGCTGAACGTGTCGGAACTGAGCGCCGATCAACAGGACCTGCTGATGGCCGCCGTCGCCACCTATGTGGACGACATCGACGCCGCCGATGCCGCCCGCTACATGGAGAAATATCGCGGCCAGTTGGCCGATACCGTGCTCGGCTTCAGCGGGACGACCGAGGTGAACACCGAGGACGATTATGTCCGCATCCACGGCCCCTCGCTCTGGATCGAATTTTCGCTCCAATCGAACAAATCCACCGGAGAGATCGGCAATCACCCCCATTCGGTCTGGCGCGACCGTCAGGACGATTACGGCGGCAACACGGAATGA
- the phnF gene encoding phosphonate metabolism transcriptional regulator PhnF produces the protein MRTAIWTSIAATLGAEIASGQRGPGDRLPTEAELSARFGVNRHTVRRALADLAARGLVHARRGAGVFVQDGPPLNYPLGRRTRRSQNLLAAGREPGRRILSLETRRCNAAEAEALRLPPGAAVHAMEGISLADGLPLAVFRSVLPAERFPDLLPALREETSLTAALARHGVPDYTRADTKLTAKRASATIALHLRLREGDPILRTVAINVDAGAQPIEYGHAWFAGDRITLSVTPD, from the coding sequence ATGCGCACCGCGATCTGGACCTCCATCGCCGCGACCTTGGGGGCAGAGATCGCCTCGGGTCAGCGCGGCCCCGGCGACCGCCTTCCAACCGAGGCGGAGCTGTCCGCGCGCTTTGGTGTGAACCGGCACACGGTGCGCCGGGCGTTGGCCGATCTTGCGGCGCGGGGGCTGGTGCATGCGCGGCGGGGGGCCGGGGTCTTCGTGCAGGACGGCCCGCCCCTCAATTATCCGCTGGGGCGGCGGACGCGGCGCTCGCAGAACCTGCTGGCGGCGGGGCGGGAGCCGGGCCGCCGCATCCTCAGCCTCGAGACGCGGCGCTGCAACGCCGCCGAGGCGGAGGCGCTGCGCCTGCCGCCCGGCGCGGCCGTTCACGCGATGGAGGGGATCAGCCTTGCCGACGGTCTGCCGCTGGCGGTGTTCCGCAGCGTCCTGCCCGCCGAGCGTTTCCCCGATCTGCTGCCCGCCTTGCGCGAGGAAACCTCGTTGACCGCCGCCCTTGCCCGCCACGGGGTGCCCGATTACACCCGCGCCGACACGAAGCTGACGGCCAAGCGGGCGAGCGCCACGATCGCGCTGCATCTGCGTCTGCGCGAAGGCGATCCGATCCTGCGCACCGTCGCCATCAATGTCGATGCGGGCGCCCAGCCGATCGAATACGGCCATGCATGGTTCGCCGGGGACCGCATCACCCTGAGCGTGACGCCCGATTAG
- the phnE gene encoding phosphonate ABC transporter, permease protein PhnE — protein MTVAILADTERRIGRSRLGSFALLAGLIAYLVYVFFAFDIPQLSQRVRLDNAAVLLRDTYSHRIQVTRDNRRDATSVAVDGERNGLFPEDRWPDWVRRDGAVTVVQLSGGTVIRYDTDAVRLTVPDYGTVTIDPTGSELRLTHPGADMPDWISASGTRVDIRRPEGRLTVTRARTETFRYVLGWPMFFFTTQSPFYYMSWPERVQAAFSPDQIRPGQSNAAAMWSDFWHNPQWRHADVAWAIFETLLMAFLGTMLAAIISVPLSFLAARNFAPSRAGRFGIRRVFDFARGVDGLIWTIILARAFGPGPMTGALAIMLTDIGSFGKLFSEALENTDEKQVEGLRSTGANALQRSRFGVIPQVMPVILSQVLYMLEANTRGATVIGAIVGGGIGLLLTQAIQTQKDWEDVTYYIILVVLMVMVMDTVSGRIRRRLIRG, from the coding sequence ATGACCGTCGCCATCCTTGCCGATACCGAACGCCGCATCGGGCGCAGCCGCCTCGGCTCCTTCGCCCTTCTGGCGGGGCTGATCGCCTATCTCGTCTATGTCTTCTTCGCCTTCGACATTCCGCAGCTGTCGCAGCGGGTGCGGCTCGACAATGCCGCGGTGCTGCTGCGCGACACCTACAGCCACCGCATTCAGGTCACGCGCGACAACCGCCGCGATGCGACCAGCGTGGCCGTGGACGGCGAGCGCAACGGCCTCTTTCCCGAAGATCGCTGGCCGGACTGGGTGCGCCGCGACGGCGCGGTCACGGTGGTGCAGCTGTCCGGCGGCACCGTCATCCGCTACGACACCGACGCCGTGCGCCTGACCGTGCCCGATTACGGCACCGTCACGATCGATCCGACCGGATCCGAATTGCGCCTGACCCATCCCGGCGCGGATATGCCGGATTGGATCAGCGCCTCGGGCACGCGGGTGGATATCCGCCGCCCCGAAGGCCGCCTGACCGTGACGCGCGCCCGGACCGAGACGTTCCGCTACGTCCTCGGCTGGCCGATGTTCTTCTTCACCACGCAAAGCCCCTTCTATTACATGAGCTGGCCCGAGCGGGTGCAGGCCGCCTTTTCCCCCGATCAGATCCGACCGGGGCAGAGCAATGCGGCGGCGATGTGGTCGGACTTCTGGCACAACCCGCAATGGCGCCATGCCGATGTCGCTTGGGCCATCTTCGAGACGCTGCTGATGGCGTTTCTCGGCACGATGCTGGCGGCGATCATCTCGGTGCCGCTGTCCTTCCTTGCGGCGCGGAACTTCGCCCCGTCGCGCGCAGGGCGGTTTGGCATCCGCCGCGTGTTCGATTTCGCGCGCGGGGTGGATGGGCTGATCTGGACCATCATCCTTGCCCGCGCCTTCGGGCCGGGGCCGATGACGGGCGCGCTGGCCATCATGCTGACCGATATCGGCAGCTTCGGAAAGCTCTTCTCCGAGGCGCTGGAGAATACCGACGAAAAGCAGGTGGAGGGATTGCGCTCCACCGGGGCGAATGCGTTGCAGCGCAGCCGCTTTGGGGTGATCCCGCAGGTGATGCCCGTGATCCTCAGCCAAGTTCTGTACATGCTGGAGGCGAACACCCGCGGCGCCACGGTGATCGGCGCGATCGTCGGCGGCGGGATCGGGCTGTTGCTGACCCAAGCGATCCAGACGCAGAAGGACTGGGAGGATGTGACCTATTACATCATCCTCGTGGTGCTGATGGTGATGGTGATGGACACCGTGTCGGGGCGGATCCGGCGGCGGCTGATCCGCGGCTAA
- the phnC gene encoding phosphonate ABC transporter ATP-binding protein, whose protein sequence is MLHVENVTKIFGQTRAVDAASFSVGEPAMIGIIGRSGAGKSTFLRMMNRLTDASSGRIVFDGTDVLALKGGDKRAWQSQCAMIFQQFNLVPRMDVVSNVLHGLLNRRGTLPTLFNMWPKADIRRAIEILDRLGIAEQAGKRAEALSGGQQQRVAIARALMQDPRVILADEPIASLDPMNAQVVMDALRRIQQEDGRTVIANLHTLDTARRYCDRVIGMRDGRIVFDGVPAQLTLAAAREIYGAGAAFREQATSTAMDVPEDAPKDEAYAASLLAD, encoded by the coding sequence CTGCTTCACGTCGAGAACGTCACCAAGATCTTCGGCCAGACCCGCGCGGTGGATGCAGCCAGCTTCTCGGTCGGGGAGCCGGCGATGATCGGCATCATCGGCCGCTCGGGCGCGGGGAAATCCACCTTTCTGCGCATGATGAACCGGCTGACCGATGCCAGTTCGGGGCGGATCGTGTTCGACGGCACCGATGTGCTGGCCCTGAAGGGCGGTGACAAACGCGCATGGCAAAGCCAGTGCGCGATGATCTTCCAGCAGTTCAATCTGGTGCCGCGGATGGATGTCGTGTCCAACGTGCTGCACGGGCTGCTAAACCGGCGCGGCACCTTGCCGACGCTGTTCAACATGTGGCCGAAGGCCGACATCCGGCGCGCGATCGAGATCCTCGACCGGCTGGGCATCGCCGAACAGGCGGGCAAGCGGGCCGAGGCCCTGTCGGGCGGCCAGCAGCAGCGCGTCGCCATCGCCCGCGCCCTGATGCAGGACCCGCGCGTGATCCTTGCCGACGAGCCGATCGCCAGCCTCGATCCGATGAACGCGCAGGTCGTCATGGATGCCCTGCGCCGCATCCAGCAAGAGGACGGGCGCACCGTCATCGCCAACCTGCACACGCTCGATACCGCTCGGCGCTACTGCGACCGGGTGATCGGGATGCGGGACGGGCGCATCGTGTTCGACGGCGTGCCTGCCCAACTGACCCTTGCCGCCGCGCGCGAGATCTACGGCGCCGGGGCCGCCTTCCGCGAACAGGCCACCTCCACCGCGATGGACGTGCCCGAGGATGCGCCGAAGGACGAGGCCTATGCCGCCTCGCTTCTGGCCGACTGA
- the phnG gene encoding phosphonate C-P lyase system protein PhnG, whose protein sequence is MDLTDRSGWMGLLARAAPAQLAQLLGPLPEHRLARAPQIGTVMVQGRMGGTGAPFNLGEMPVTRCTLRLASGTVGHAYVQGRDLDHARRAAIVDAMMQDDPAPVRARILRPLAEARAEREAALRAKAAATRVEFFTLARAEA, encoded by the coding sequence ATGGATCTGACGGATCGCAGCGGCTGGATGGGGCTTCTGGCCCGCGCCGCGCCCGCGCAGTTGGCGCAGCTTCTGGGGCCGCTGCCCGAACACCGGCTGGCCCGCGCCCCGCAGATCGGCACCGTGATGGTGCAGGGCCGGATGGGCGGCACGGGCGCGCCCTTCAACCTTGGGGAAATGCCGGTGACGCGCTGCACGCTGCGCCTTGCCTCGGGGACGGTGGGCCATGCCTATGTGCAGGGGCGCGATCTGGATCATGCGCGGCGGGCGGCCATCGTCGATGCGATGATGCAGGACGATCCGGCCCCGGTCCGCGCCCGCATCCTGCGCCCCTTGGCCGAGGCGCGGGCCGAGCGCGAGGCCGCCCTGCGCGCCAAGGCCGCCGCCACACGGGTGGAGTTCTTCACCTTGGCGCGGGCGGAGGCATGA
- the phnE gene encoding phosphonate ABC transporter, permease protein PhnE, with translation MNHASTITDDYLAQIGRKRTYSTILLALFVAVLAGGFGLANDRNAGGFLSGLHRIFDFPAELVGEAAEKAALLPGLIWFYLPALIETLNIAAAATLIGMLAGGFLSFLATPGLAPFPRMVPAVRRLLDIMRAIPDVVIALILIFMLSSGPVPAMIAIAWHTTGALGKLFSEVNENADTKPVEGLQSVGASWAQRMMLAVLPQVAPNWLSYGLLRFEINVRASAILGFVGAGGIGAELKVAIGWGLGRYDAAAAIFILLFLTIMIIDQISGHARNSLVKGRR, from the coding sequence ATGAACCACGCATCCACGATCACCGACGACTATCTGGCCCAGATCGGCCGCAAGCGCACCTATTCGACGATCCTGCTGGCGCTGTTCGTCGCGGTTCTGGCCGGCGGGTTCGGGCTGGCCAATGACCGCAATGCGGGCGGCTTTCTGTCCGGGCTGCACCGGATCTTCGACTTTCCCGCCGAACTCGTGGGCGAAGCCGCCGAGAAGGCCGCGCTTCTGCCCGGCCTCATCTGGTTCTATCTTCCGGCCTTGATCGAAACGCTGAACATCGCCGCCGCCGCCACCCTGATCGGGATGCTGGCGGGCGGGTTCCTGTCGTTCCTTGCCACGCCCGGCCTTGCGCCCTTCCCCCGGATGGTGCCGGCGGTGCGGCGCCTTTTGGACATCATGCGCGCCATCCCGGACGTGGTGATCGCGCTGATCCTGATCTTCATGCTGTCCAGCGGGCCGGTCCCGGCGATGATCGCCATCGCGTGGCACACGACGGGCGCGCTCGGCAAGCTGTTCTCCGAAGTGAACGAGAACGCCGATACCAAGCCCGTCGAGGGGCTGCAATCGGTGGGCGCAAGCTGGGCGCAGCGGATGATGCTGGCGGTGCTGCCGCAGGTCGCGCCGAACTGGCTGTCCTATGGCCTCTTGCGGTTCGAGATCAACGTGCGCGCCTCGGCGATCCTCGGCTTCGTCGGCGCGGGCGGCATCGGGGCGGAACTGAAGGTCGCGATCGGCTGGGGCCTTGGCCGCTACGACGCGGCGGCCGCCATCTTCATCCTGCTGTTTCTGACGATCATGATCATCGATCAGATCTCGGGCCATGCACGCAACAGTCTTGTGAAGGGCCGCCGATGA
- the phnD gene encoding phosphonate ABC transporter substrate-binding protein, which translates to MKALLPALLATTLLAAPIHAQEITQFNIGVLGGENAQDRMTNQQCYADMISEALGVPVKVFTPADYDGVIQGMLGGTIDLAWLGASAYAKVYMTDPEAVEPFLVKQNLDGSIGYHSIGFARRDSGITSIEDMRGKVMGFGDPNSTSGYLIPNVEMTQAGIDMTPGAYFSDVRFVGGHEQTIVAVNNGDVDAGVTWADGLGNWEDGYNSGALRKAADAGLVDMNDLVEIWKSKEIPEGPMVMRRALPQDVKDKVTQITADLWETDPTCAYGVSAGDAKDFIPVTHQQYESIIDARRMNGG; encoded by the coding sequence ATGAAAGCCCTACTGCCCGCCCTGCTTGCGACCACGCTTCTGGCCGCACCGATCCACGCGCAGGAGATCACGCAGTTCAACATCGGCGTTCTCGGCGGCGAGAACGCTCAGGACCGCATGACGAACCAGCAATGCTATGCGGACATGATCTCCGAGGCGCTCGGCGTGCCGGTGAAGGTCTTCACCCCCGCCGATTACGACGGTGTGATCCAAGGGATGCTGGGCGGCACGATCGACCTCGCATGGCTGGGGGCGTCGGCCTATGCCAAGGTCTACATGACCGACCCCGAGGCTGTGGAGCCGTTCCTGGTCAAGCAGAACCTCGACGGTTCCATCGGTTACCACTCGATCGGCTTTGCCCGCCGCGATTCCGGCATCACCTCGATCGAGGATATGCGGGGCAAGGTCATGGGCTTTGGCGATCCGAACTCCACCTCCGGCTATCTGATCCCGAACGTGGAAATGACGCAGGCCGGCATCGACATGACGCCGGGCGCCTATTTCAGCGATGTGCGTTTCGTCGGCGGGCATGAGCAGACGATCGTGGCCGTGAACAACGGCGATGTCGATGCGGGCGTGACGTGGGCCGACGGGCTGGGCAATTGGGAAGACGGCTACAACTCGGGCGCGCTGCGCAAGGCGGCGGATGCGGGGCTGGTGGACATGAACGATCTGGTGGAGATCTGGAAGTCCAAGGAGATCCCCGAAGGCCCGATGGTCATGCGCCGTGCGCTGCCGCAGGACGTGAAGGACAAGGTGACGCAGATCACCGCCGATCTGTGGGAAACCGATCCGACCTGCGCCTATGGCGTGTCGGCGGGCGATGCCAAGGACTTCATCCCCGTGACGCATCAGCAATACGAAAGCATTATCGATGCGCGCCGCATGAACGGCGGCTGA